TGGAGGGAGAAATGGggtcaatatttttcaaaatgcaagCATTCGGGCCGGGGTCGGGGGGGCGCTACGCTCAGCAGTTACAGTGTTGCAGTTTGCATTatgcacatttaaaatacatacaaaagtacccagagctttgagaggctgaggggagaggatcacctgagcccaagagttccaggctgcagtgagctatgatcgtgcccttgcactccagcctgggcaatagagggagaaaataataaaataaaggccgggcatggtggctcaggcctataatcccagcactttgggaggccgaggcagacgggtcacctgagatcaggagtttgagatcagcctggccaatgtggtgaaaccctgtctctactaaaaatacaaaaaattagccgggcgtggtggcaggcgcctgtagtcccagctactcgggaggctgaggcaggagaatggtgtgaacccgggaggcagagcttgcagtgagccaagatcccgccactgcacttcagcctgggtgacagagcgagactgtgtgtcaaaaaaaaaaaaacccaaaaaccaaaaaaataaaaaacaaaaattagttgggcgtggtggcagcttcccgtaatcccagctactcgggaggctgaggcaggagaatcgcttgaacccggaaggcagaggttgcagtgagccaagaccgcaccattgcactccagcctgagtgacaagagcgaaattcggtctcaaaaacaaacaaaacaaaaaagctgggcatgatggttcgttgcctgtaatcccagctactcgggaggctgaggcatgagaatcacttaaaccccaGAGGCAGCGGTTGCAAATCTTCAGggcctgagatcgtgccactgcgctccaggttgggcgacagagtgagactctgtctcaaaaataaacaaataaaaataaatataaacaaaagtagagaaaacagGGTAATGAGACCCCACGTACTTATCACACCAATTCAACAATTAATTCACGGTCAAAGATGATTCTTCCCTACccgccccctccctgcccccacagcCTGGATTTATGTGGAAGCAAATCCCAGAgatcttttttctgtaaatatttttttttcagtttgcgTTTGTAAAAAAcgatgactcttttttttttttttgagacaatgttttgctgtgtcgcccaggctggagtgcagtggcgggatctctgttcactgcaacctccgcctcctgggttcaagcaattctcctgcctcagcctcctgagtcgctgggattacaggcacgcgcgcCACCAAGctcggctcattttttgtattttcagtagagacgggttttcaccatgctggccaggctggtctcgaactcctgacctcaggtgatccacccgcctcggcctcccgaagtgctgggattacaggcgtgagccaccacgcccggccgaggaATCAAAAAGACAACCATAATGCCATTTTCAAACCTAAAGTAATAGTGATACGGAGACGGGGAAATGAATGATACCTCGCTCTGACCTTTGACCATAAGCCCTAACTCTGGATAGCTGGCCCCACCACACACATAATCGTGGCCTTGACGTCAGTCCCCTGACCCCGGACCCTTATCTCGGCCTGACTGTACTCTGCCCTTAACCTCTAGCCCTAGTCGACTCCATAACCGTGGCCTTGGCCCCAGTCCCCCTGACTTCCGGACTTCAGACCAGATACTGCCCATATCCCCTTATGAAGTCTTGGCCAGGCAACCCCTAGGGTGTACGTTTTCTAATGATTAAAGAGGCGGTGCTAAGCTGCAGACGGACTTGCGACTCAGCCACTGGTGTAAGTCAGGCGGGAGGTGGCGCCCAATAAGCTCAAGAGAGGAGGCGGGTTCTGGAAAAAGGCCAATAGCCTGTGAAGGCGAGTCTAGCAGCAACCAATAGCTATGAGCGAGAGGCGGGACTCTGAGGGAAGTCAATCGCTGCCGCAGGTACCGCCAATGGCTTTTGGCGGGGGCGTTCCCCAACCCTGCCCTCTCTCATGACCCCGCTCCGGGATTATGGCCGGGACTGGGCTGCTGGCGCTGCGGACGCTGCCAGGGCCCAGCTGGGTGCGAGGCTCGGGCCCTTCCGTGCTGAGCCGCCTGCAGGACGCGGCCGTGGTGCGGCCTGGCTTCCTGAGCACGGCAGAGGAGGAGACGCTGAGCCGAGAACTGGAGCCCGAGCTGCGCCGCCGCCGCTACGAATACGATCACTGGGACGCGGTGAGACCGGCAGCGCCGGGGGCGAGGGACGGGGGCTCGTCGGGGGCGCGGCCTGGGGACGTGGAGCATCAGATGGGGCGGGGACACGCTGGGGGCGGTACCTAGAGCGGGGATTTGGAGCGGGGACAGAGGAGACGAGCGCCGGGACCGGGCAGGGCCACACTGGGGGCGGTTACAGTACCGTTTAGCGTGGGGGCGGGGCTACGGTGCTGGGGTTGTGGGGCCAGGGGGGTCGGGCGCAGGGATGGGGCGGGGCCACGCTGGGGCGGGGACAAAGGAGACAGCGCAGGGATGGGGCGGGGGCACTCTGGGGGCGGGACAGGAGGCGAGCGTAGGGACGGGGCGTGGCCACGCTGGGGGCGGGGACAGTGGGGACCAGTGCTGGGATGGGGCGTGGCCACGCTTGGGGGCGGTTACAGCGCAGTCGAGCGTGGGGGTGGGGCCAGGGAGTCGGGTGTAGGGTTGGGGTGCGATTACGCTGCTAGCAGTTACAGTGCAGAAGAACGTGGCGGCTGGGATTGGGGCGTGGTCAGGTCGTCGAGCGCATGGATGGGGCGGGGCCAAGCTTGGGGCGGGGTCCGTGGAGTCAAGCGCCGGGATGGGTTGGGGCCATGCTGTGGGGGGGACGGGGAAGTCGAGGTTTAGAGAGGGCAGAACCACGCTGGGGGCGGAGATAGGGGAGACACATGCTGGGATGGGGCAGGGCCTTTTTGGGGTCGGTAGCTATTGCAGGGATTTGGGAGCTGGGCTATGGTGGGGGCTGGGCTGAAACTCTGGCTGTGGGAGGGGCGGGACCTGGGGGATGAGGACCTTGGGGTCAGGGAGAGCACTTTTGCGACCTGGGACCAAGGTTAGGGGCGGAAACGGATGTGGAGCCAGATGATgttgagagacagagacaggacaCTTGGGTGGGGTCAAGTTGTAGGGAGATTCAGCCAATTGAATGCTGGGGCCGGGCCAGCATTGGGGACCTGGAATTGTAGCCTCAGGGTGAGTACTAAGGACTGAGGTCACACCTAGGTAGGGCCATAGTTGAGGGGCTAGGGGAGTTTGAGTTGAGGGCAGGGTCAAGAGTCACATAGGGAAACCAGCCCCTTGCCGTTTTCTGCCcctccttgcctcagtttccttgttccCTCTGGGAGCTCCCAGGCTTAACCGAGCTCTCTGTGCAGGCCATCCACGGCTTCCGAGAGACAGAGAAGTCGCGCTGGTCAGAAGCCAGCCGGGCCATCCTGCAGCGCGTGCAGGCGGCCGCCTTTGGCCCCGGCCAGACCCTGCTCTCCTCCGTGCACGTGCTGGACCTGGAAGCCCGCGGCTACATCAAGCCCCACGTGGACAGCATCAAGGTGGGCAGAGGACGGTGCCTTGGCACTCCCAGCCAGGGGGTAGGCAGGCCCGGTTAGATCCTGACCCATCCCCACGCCTCTTTTGCAGTTCTGCGGGGCCACCATCGCCGGCCTGTCTCTCCTGTCTCCCAGCGTTATGCGGCTGGTGCACACCCAGGAGCCGGGGGAGTGGCTGGAACTCTTGCTGGAGCCGGGCTCCCTCTACATCCTTAGGTACCTCCATCCAGGCAGCACCCACCCCTCCAAGAATGTGCCATCCGCCCACCCTGTGCCCTGGGTACTTTCCCTCAATCCAGCCCTCCCCGAAGACGCCTTTACCCCAGGGTCTGTGTgggaggcagcagggggctggaatccaggaggctgGAATCCAGGTCTGCCTGGAGCAGGGGCTGCCCTCCTTGCACCCAGTCACAGCCTGTTTCTTCCTGCAGGGGCTCAGCCCGTTATGACTTCTCCCATGAGATCCTTCGGGATGAAGAGTCCTTCTTTGGGGAACGCCGGATTCCCCGGGGCCGGCGCATCTCCGTGATCTGCCGCTCCCTCCCTGAGGGCATGGGGCCAGGGGAGTCTGGACAGCCGCCCCCAGCCTGCTGACCCCCAGCTTTCTACAGACACCAGATTTGTGAATAAAGTTGGGGAATGGACAGCCTAACTGGGACATTGCAGTGGCTGCTTGCTGGGGCCGGGATTTGCAGGGGAACCCAGGATGGCACTGGCCCATAGGGAGCTCCAGGTGTGGCTGGCTGGACACATGGTCAAAGTCACAAGGCCGGGAGAGTGGTGTCCTTTATTGCACTCACTGCTGGTCGCCCCAGCCCACTCCCCTCCTCGTTGTCTCTGCATCCAGGTCTCCAATAAATAAGTCAGCCGAGCTCCCCCAGCACTGCAGC
The DNA window shown above is from Homo sapiens chromosome 19, GRCh38.p14 Primary Assembly and carries:
- the ALKBH7 gene encoding alpha-ketoglutarate-dependent dioxygenase alkB homolog 7, mitochondrial precursor; this encodes MAGTGLLALRTLPGPSWVRGSGPSVLSRLQDAAVVRPGFLSTAEEETLSRELEPELRRRRYEYDHWDAAIHGFRETEKSRWSEASRAILQRVQAAAFGPGQTLLSSVHVLDLEARGYIKPHVDSIKFCGATIAGLSLLSPSVMRLVHTQEPGEWLELLLEPGSLYILRGSARYDFSHEILRDEESFFGERRIPRGRRISVICRSLPEGMGPGESGQPPPAC
- the ALKBH7 gene encoding alpha-ketoglutarate-dependent dioxygenase alkB homolog 7, mitochondrial isoform X1, with the protein product MWSQMMLRDRDRTLGWGQVVGRFSQLNAGAGPALGTWNCSLRAIHGFRETEKSRWSEASRAILQRVQAAAFGPGQTLLSSVHVLDLEARGYIKPHVDSIKFCGATIAGLSLLSPSVMRLVHTQEPGEWLELLLEPGSLYILRGSARYDFSHEILRDEESFFGERRIPRGRRISVICRSLPEGMGPGESGQPPPAC